The following coding sequences are from one Candidatus Nezhaarchaeales archaeon window:
- a CDS encoding homoserine dehydrogenase, with amino-acid sequence MKLAIVGFGYIGRSYVRALNRKLDLLRSIDDGFKVVGVADIEGYLYNADGLDLGRLSVITKITEYRGEKLYGGSAIELLEKGEIDLLVEATPTNVKDGEPGLTHIVKALTRGIHVVTSNKGPLVVAFRRLMELAKAKGVKLKYEATVAGAIPIFSLVEKCLRGDKIKRIYGILNGTTNYILTRMHFEGVSFQQALKEAQERGIAERDPTLDVEGVDAACKVVILANSLMGKDLKLNDVNVTGITKITPEAITLAKRAGYAIKLIASIDDRRTVAPKLVPLNHPLCVHGTLNAVRFEMDLAGELTLIGRGAGEETVSAMLNDTIDVLT; translated from the coding sequence TTGAAGCTGGCTATTGTGGGGTTTGGCTATATAGGTAGAAGCTACGTTAGAGCCTTAAATAGGAAGCTTGATCTACTAAGATCCATCGATGATGGGTTTAAAGTCGTAGGGGTAGCTGATATTGAAGGCTACCTTTACAATGCTGATGGCTTAGACCTAGGTAGGCTATCGGTAATCACTAAAATAACCGAATATCGAGGTGAAAAACTATACGGCGGGAGCGCCATTGAACTCTTGGAGAAAGGCGAAATAGACCTACTAGTGGAGGCTACACCTACTAACGTTAAGGATGGAGAGCCGGGTTTAACTCATATAGTTAAAGCCTTAACAAGGGGGATACATGTAGTAACTTCGAATAAAGGCCCTCTAGTAGTAGCTTTCCGAAGGCTAATGGAGCTCGCTAAGGCGAAAGGTGTTAAATTAAAGTATGAGGCAACCGTCGCTGGTGCGATACCGATCTTCTCGCTCGTTGAGAAATGCCTACGAGGTGATAAAATAAAAAGGATTTACGGGATACTTAACGGAACGACTAATTACATATTGACTAGGATGCATTTTGAGGGGGTGAGCTTTCAACAAGCCTTAAAGGAAGCGCAGGAACGCGGTATCGCGGAGCGTGATCCTACGCTCGACGTGGAGGGGGTAGATGCAGCCTGTAAAGTAGTTATTTTGGCTAATAGTTTAATGGGTAAAGACTTAAAGTTAAACGACGTTAACGTAACCGGGATAACTAAGATTACGCCTGAAGCGATAACATTGGCTAAACGAGCAGGCTACGCCATAAAGCTGATAGCATCCATAGACGATAGGAGAACGGTAGCTCCTAAGCTTGTACCGTTAAATCATCCCCTCTGCGTTCACGGAACGTTAAACGCTGTACGCTTTGAAATGGATCTCGCGGGCGAATTAACCCTTATAGGTCGAGGCGCTGGTGAAGAAACTGTTTCCGCGATGCTTAACGATACCATCGACGTCCTAACTTAA
- the thrC gene encoding threonine synthase: MRCIDCGADYAPKDVLYLCSKCKGLLDVVLKYDEVDVEKLHLKPFNTDLQVWKYRELLPIEDYTQVISLGEGGTKLYRCLRIGNVIGLGKLYVKNEGGNPTGSFKDRGMTVGVTRALELGAKATACASTGNTSASLAAYSAKAGLNCIVLIPSGKIAIGKLAQAVAHGAKVIAIKGDFDHALKLIRDLCEKHSIYLLNSINPYRLEGQKTLAYEVFEQLGCRIPDVMVVPVGNAGNISAIWKGFKELKLLGVTDKLPRMIGVQAAGAAPIASMMAKGMKQLEPVEKPETIATAIRIGYPVNWKKAVRAVNESKGAVTVVTDEEIVEAQKAAARLEGLFIEAASAASIAGLKRALQEGIVDKDEVVVCVATGHGLKDPGIIERLYEKPIEVEASLERVLNLIGRVESGQL; the protein is encoded by the coding sequence TTGCGGTGTATAGATTGCGGCGCTGATTACGCCCCTAAAGACGTTCTATACCTCTGTAGTAAGTGTAAGGGCCTGTTAGACGTAGTGTTAAAGTATGATGAAGTAGACGTTGAAAAACTTCACTTAAAACCCTTTAATACAGATTTACAGGTTTGGAAGTATCGGGAACTACTACCGATTGAAGATTATACGCAGGTGATTTCCCTCGGAGAGGGTGGAACAAAGCTATACCGATGCTTAAGGATTGGTAACGTCATAGGCTTAGGGAAGCTATACGTTAAGAATGAAGGTGGGAATCCTACCGGGTCCTTCAAGGATCGCGGTATGACCGTAGGCGTTACGAGGGCCTTAGAGTTAGGGGCTAAGGCTACCGCATGTGCTTCAACCGGTAATACTTCAGCCTCCTTAGCGGCTTACTCTGCGAAGGCAGGGTTAAACTGTATCGTCTTAATACCATCGGGTAAGATAGCCATTGGTAAGCTGGCTCAAGCAGTAGCGCATGGAGCCAAGGTAATAGCCATTAAGGGGGATTTTGACCACGCTTTAAAGCTAATTAGGGATCTATGCGAGAAGCATTCCATATACCTTCTAAACTCCATCAACCCGTACAGGTTGGAGGGGCAGAAGACCCTTGCCTACGAAGTATTTGAACAGTTGGGATGCCGCATCCCGGACGTAATGGTAGTACCTGTAGGTAACGCTGGAAATATAAGCGCGATCTGGAAGGGCTTCAAGGAGCTTAAACTTCTAGGCGTTACGGATAAACTACCTAGGATGATCGGGGTTCAAGCCGCTGGCGCCGCTCCTATCGCGTCCATGATGGCTAAGGGGATGAAGCAGCTGGAACCCGTGGAAAAACCTGAAACCATAGCTACCGCGATAAGGATCGGCTACCCCGTTAACTGGAAGAAGGCGGTACGCGCCGTCAACGAGTCTAAGGGCGCGGTAACCGTGGTTACTGATGAGGAAATAGTGGAGGCTCAAAAAGCGGCCGCTAGGCTTGAAGGCTTATTCATTGAAGCTGCCAGCGCCGCTTCAATAGCTGGGTTAAAGAGGGCCCTCCAAGAGGGCATCGTGGATAAGGATGAGGTGGTAGTATGCGTAGCAACCGGCCATGGATTGAAGGATCCGGGTATTATTGAAAGGCTATACGAGAAGCCTATAGAAGTTGAAGCCAGCCTAGAACGAGTTCTAAACCTTATCGGGAGAGTTGAAAGTGGTCAACTCTAA
- a CDS encoding aspartate kinase: MRLVMKFGGTCVGNGANIRRSAELAKTFKDEGNEVVAVVSAMAGVTDQLAQAARRASGGEASFIDGFIDGLEERHSKAIDEAIRSSDIKGAIWSSLVKELNELKKLLTVIAYLRELTPRSNDYVLSFGERLCAKVFTGSLKDLGVNAVYMTGWEAGIVTNSNHGEARPLMDLTVKRVNERISRLLAEGSLPVVTGFIAADEEGIVTTLGRGGSDYTATIIGASIKADEVIVWKDVDGIMTADPKLVTDAKPLPRISYEEATELAYFGAKVLHPLALEPLMEYGIPLRVKNFFNPKAAGTIIEGGAEGEGVVKAVTMIKDVAMLTISGAGMVEAPAFNAKVFKSLSDADVNPIMVSQGSSQASLSVVIPRKDLAKAIKHIKEALTPNLYKVEDEDDVCVVAVIGSGMRGTPGVAAKVFQAVAKKGINVRMIAQGSSELNISFVVKEGDGSKAVEAVHQEFELGFKPKSLMSTSKFPS, translated from the coding sequence ATGCGCTTAGTTATGAAGTTCGGCGGTACATGCGTGGGGAATGGAGCAAACATAAGGCGGTCGGCGGAACTAGCTAAAACCTTTAAGGACGAAGGTAACGAAGTAGTCGCTGTCGTATCGGCGATGGCTGGCGTTACGGATCAATTAGCGCAAGCCGCGCGTAGAGCTAGTGGGGGTGAAGCCTCTTTTATCGATGGTTTCATCGACGGACTAGAGGAGCGGCATAGTAAAGCTATTGATGAAGCGATACGGAGCTCGGACATTAAAGGGGCTATTTGGAGCTCCTTGGTTAAGGAGCTTAACGAGCTTAAAAAGCTATTAACGGTTATAGCGTACCTCCGCGAGTTAACTCCTAGATCTAACGACTACGTACTATCCTTTGGAGAGCGGCTTTGCGCTAAGGTATTTACGGGATCCCTTAAAGACCTAGGGGTAAACGCCGTCTACATGACTGGTTGGGAGGCGGGTATAGTTACAAATAGTAATCATGGAGAAGCTAGGCCGTTAATGGATTTAACCGTTAAAAGGGTTAATGAAAGGATATCAAGGCTTTTAGCCGAAGGAAGCTTACCGGTGGTAACTGGCTTTATAGCGGCTGATGAGGAGGGGATCGTAACAACGCTCGGTAGAGGCGGCTCGGATTACACCGCCACCATTATAGGGGCTTCGATTAAGGCCGACGAAGTAATAGTTTGGAAGGACGTAGACGGCATAATGACGGCTGACCCGAAGCTCGTTACCGACGCGAAGCCCCTCCCAAGGATCTCCTACGAGGAGGCTACTGAACTAGCGTACTTCGGGGCGAAGGTACTTCATCCGTTAGCGCTAGAGCCCTTAATGGAGTACGGTATACCCTTACGCGTTAAGAACTTCTTTAACCCTAAGGCGGCTGGAACAATCATTGAGGGCGGCGCCGAGGGTGAAGGCGTAGTTAAAGCCGTGACCATGATAAAGGATGTAGCCATGCTCACTATTAGCGGCGCAGGCATGGTTGAAGCTCCGGCCTTTAACGCCAAGGTCTTTAAGTCGTTAAGCGACGCTGACGTCAACCCCATCATGGTGTCGCAGGGATCCTCCCAAGCAAGCCTATCGGTCGTAATACCTAGGAAGGACTTAGCGAAGGCCATTAAACACATAAAGGAGGCTTTAACCCCAAACCTCTACAAGGTAGAGGATGAGGATGATGTTTGCGTAGTAGCCGTAATAGGATCCGGGATGCGGGGGACGCCGGGCGTAGCCGCTAAAGTATTCCAGGCAGTAGCGAAAAAGGGTATAAACGTAAGGATGATAGCGCAGGGCTCCTCCGAGCTTAATATATCCTTCGTAGTTAAGGAGGGTGATGGGTCTAAAGCCGTGGAGGCGGTACATCAAGAATTTGAGCTCGGATTTAAACCGAAAAGCTTAATGTCAACGTCTAAGTTCCCATCATAA
- the carB gene encoding carbamoyl-phosphate synthase (glutamine-hydrolyzing) large subunit, which yields MPKFDWIKKVLILGSGSIKIAEAGEFDYSGSQAIKALKEEGIKTVLVNPNIATIQTDPKMADVVYLLPIVPEYVEEVIAKERPDGILLGFGGQTAINCGVQLAKSGVLEKYGVKILGTPLFGVEATEDRALFSKVMREAGLPVLESEATGSVEEARRIAKRLGYPVMVRVAYNLGGRGTGVAHNEYELDEIVTRGISNSMVGQVLIERYVGGWKQIEYEVMRDYDDNCITVCNMENLFGMKVHTGDNVVIAPSQTLNNEEYHMLRQASIRAVRACQIVGECNIQFALNPRSKEFYVIEINPRLSRSSALASKATGYPLAYMAAKLAIGYRLPELINKVTGITTACFEPALDYVVIKMPRWDLDKFELVKRNIGTQMKSVGEVMAIGRCFEEAIQKAARMLDIGKVGLVGNTEEEDSVPLERLEYELTITTDKHLFNVVKALKQGLPVERVSELSNIDSWFLYKIKNLIDLESKLKGFRGRINEEELVSLVREAKRLGFSDRQIGLALGMDEDEVRAFRKRYGITPVVKRIDTLAAEWPAKTNYLYLTYGGDEDDVEFKDRVEKVMVLGAGTYRIGSSVEFDWTTMNMVWALKEYGIGEVIVVNCNPETVSTDYDMSDKLYFEELTLERVLDIYEKERPMGIVTCVGGQTPNNLAPKLAQRGVKLLGTAGEDVDRAEDRSKFSRLLDELGIKQPKWSRFTSIEEARKFAEEVGYPVLVRPSYVLSGAAMRVAWSESQLYGFLARAAKVSPEYPVVISKFVEDALEVEVDGVSDGERVLIGAVIEHVERAGVHSGDAIMVIPPQRTPPNAILKIKDYTRMIAKALRIKGPFNIQFIVKGEEVYVIECNLRASRSMPYVSKLKGLNLMKAAAPILLGKPMQVPIDDEPLALAVGIKVPQFSFMQLEGADPILGVEMQSTGEVACFGENFFDALLKALVAAGFRIPRPGENILITVGGEKAKDQVIPLARILQKLGYRICATEHTAEHLVKAGINDVTVLKKVREREEPNIATYLASRRLSLVINITASPGTNPVKYTEVMEDEYAIRRKAIELGIPVITTLETASAFIKALVWRQWNKETSFSLNDHLERVANTSKLIW from the coding sequence ATGCCTAAGTTCGACTGGATTAAGAAGGTCTTAATACTAGGGTCTGGCTCCATTAAAATAGCTGAAGCTGGCGAGTTCGACTATAGTGGGTCTCAAGCCATTAAGGCCTTGAAGGAGGAGGGCATAAAAACCGTACTGGTTAACCCGAACATAGCTACCATACAAACCGACCCTAAAATGGCGGACGTGGTCTACCTACTCCCCATAGTACCGGAGTATGTTGAGGAGGTTATAGCTAAGGAGCGCCCCGATGGGATACTGCTCGGTTTTGGAGGGCAAACCGCTATAAATTGCGGGGTACAACTCGCTAAAAGCGGGGTTCTCGAAAAGTACGGGGTTAAAATCCTAGGTACCCCCCTATTCGGGGTTGAAGCTACTGAGGATAGGGCTCTCTTCTCCAAGGTTATGCGTGAAGCCGGCCTACCGGTATTGGAGAGTGAGGCTACAGGCTCTGTTGAAGAGGCTAGAAGGATCGCTAAAAGGCTTGGCTACCCGGTAATGGTACGCGTAGCCTACAACCTAGGCGGTAGGGGGACTGGCGTTGCGCATAACGAGTACGAGCTAGATGAAATCGTGACGAGGGGTATTAGCAATAGCATGGTGGGGCAGGTTCTAATAGAGAGGTATGTTGGTGGTTGGAAGCAGATCGAGTACGAGGTTATGAGGGACTATGACGATAACTGTATCACCGTTTGCAATATGGAGAACCTCTTCGGTATGAAGGTCCATACTGGGGATAACGTTGTCATAGCCCCCTCCCAAACATTGAATAATGAGGAGTACCATATGCTTAGGCAGGCCTCCATAAGGGCTGTAAGAGCGTGCCAAATAGTTGGAGAATGTAACATACAGTTCGCGTTAAACCCGAGGTCTAAGGAGTTTTACGTGATAGAAATAAACCCTAGGCTTTCAAGGTCCTCCGCGTTAGCGTCTAAAGCTACTGGCTACCCGTTGGCCTATATGGCCGCTAAGCTCGCCATAGGTTATAGGCTTCCGGAGCTCATTAATAAGGTTACGGGGATTACGACGGCTTGCTTCGAGCCTGCCCTAGATTACGTGGTTATTAAGATGCCTAGGTGGGATCTCGATAAGTTTGAATTGGTTAAGAGGAATATAGGTACGCAGATGAAGTCCGTGGGCGAGGTTATGGCTATTGGACGGTGCTTCGAGGAGGCTATTCAGAAGGCGGCTAGGATGCTTGATATAGGTAAGGTTGGATTGGTAGGTAACACTGAGGAGGAGGATAGCGTACCCTTAGAAAGGCTGGAGTACGAGCTTACCATAACTACCGATAAGCATCTGTTTAACGTCGTTAAGGCGTTAAAGCAGGGTTTACCTGTTGAAAGGGTTTCAGAGCTTTCCAACATCGATAGCTGGTTCCTATATAAGATTAAGAACCTCATAGACTTAGAGTCCAAGTTGAAGGGGTTTAGAGGGAGGATTAACGAGGAGGAGCTAGTCTCCCTCGTAAGGGAGGCTAAGAGGCTAGGCTTTTCTGACAGGCAGATAGGTTTAGCGTTAGGTATGGATGAAGACGAGGTTAGAGCCTTTAGGAAGCGTTACGGTATAACGCCGGTGGTTAAACGTATCGATACGTTGGCTGCTGAGTGGCCCGCGAAAACGAACTACCTATACCTAACCTATGGAGGGGATGAGGACGACGTTGAATTTAAAGACCGGGTCGAGAAGGTAATGGTGTTAGGGGCAGGTACCTACAGGATAGGTAGCTCGGTCGAGTTCGACTGGACCACCATGAATATGGTGTGGGCTCTTAAAGAGTATGGAATAGGCGAGGTAATAGTGGTAAACTGTAACCCTGAAACGGTTTCAACGGATTACGATATGAGTGATAAGCTATACTTCGAGGAATTAACCCTTGAAAGGGTTCTCGACATATATGAAAAGGAGAGACCCATGGGCATTGTTACGTGTGTAGGGGGGCAAACGCCGAATAACCTAGCCCCTAAGCTAGCTCAACGCGGCGTTAAACTCCTCGGAACAGCTGGGGAGGACGTTGATAGGGCCGAAGACCGTTCTAAGTTTAGTAGGCTACTCGACGAGTTAGGCATTAAACAGCCTAAATGGAGTAGGTTTACATCTATTGAGGAGGCGCGTAAATTCGCTGAAGAGGTTGGTTACCCCGTTCTAGTTAGGCCGTCTTACGTTTTAAGCGGCGCGGCTATGCGGGTAGCCTGGTCTGAATCGCAGCTTTACGGCTTCTTAGCGAGGGCTGCTAAGGTTTCACCTGAATATCCCGTGGTTATAAGTAAGTTTGTAGAGGACGCTCTAGAGGTTGAGGTTGACGGTGTATCTGATGGTGAAAGGGTGTTAATAGGAGCCGTTATAGAGCATGTTGAAAGGGCCGGGGTTCATTCAGGCGACGCCATAATGGTGATACCTCCTCAGAGGACGCCGCCTAACGCCATCCTTAAAATTAAGGATTACACTAGGATGATAGCTAAGGCCCTTAGGATAAAGGGCCCCTTCAACATACAGTTCATCGTTAAAGGTGAGGAGGTCTACGTAATAGAGTGTAACCTTAGGGCTTCGAGGTCTATGCCCTACGTTTCGAAGCTTAAAGGTTTAAACCTAATGAAGGCCGCGGCTCCAATACTACTTGGAAAGCCTATGCAGGTACCAATAGATGATGAGCCGTTAGCTTTAGCTGTCGGTATTAAGGTTCCGCAGTTCTCGTTCATGCAGCTTGAAGGCGCCGACCCGATATTAGGCGTTGAAATGCAGTCGACCGGTGAGGTAGCGTGCTTCGGTGAAAACTTCTTCGACGCCCTGCTTAAAGCCTTAGTAGCCGCTGGCTTTAGAATACCTAGACCAGGGGAGAACATACTTATAACGGTGGGAGGAGAAAAAGCGAAGGATCAGGTCATACCTTTAGCGCGAATACTTCAAAAACTCGGATATAGGATCTGCGCCACTGAGCATACCGCTGAACACCTAGTTAAAGCCGGTATTAACGACGTGACAGTCCTTAAGAAGGTTAGAGAGCGCGAAGAGCCGAACATAGCAACCTACTTGGCGAGCAGAAGGTTAAGCCTCGTCATAAACATAACGGCGAGCCCAGGCACTAACCCTGTTAAGTACACTGAAGTAATGGAGGATGAATACGCGATAAGGCGTAAAGCCATAGAGCTAGGCATACCAGTAATAACTACCTTAGAAACTGCTTCAGCCTTCATTAAAGCCCTTGTCTGGCGCCAATGGAATAAGGAGACGAGCTTCTCCCTTAACGACCACTTAGAACGAGTAGCAAATACTTCTAAGCTAATATGGTAA